Proteins encoded by one window of Mercenaria mercenaria strain notata chromosome 4, MADL_Memer_1, whole genome shotgun sequence:
- the LOC123552264 gene encoding uncharacterized protein LOC123552264, which produces MSATHFFRTTAKNPDDDFVLHGKSTSYWERSEYPTNSQLTLTTSRLSQHSIYNPDNYRERKHEKKYARSLTDLANNLEYLSDKVDNTLSKGVTFKDEDRQIEDEIRQELREEIEASTFTKPVKMTESLRRDLDEDNLLDLYEKHVGEIDDLSGKPTSPRDAQWFVNPNHLDTTCEAPTLQSIGKTYRYGDKCKKNYADKDSVALDFFPVTLGSSYELCALDYPASEPLNRTAPPSLRTGRSKSASRLGRSKSASRLGRSHQFRTVDRSFNEKQDLDKLYLMTKEAPTIGKSSVQFATPHELILGKLRMERLKLEEAKLLELKRLEELERIRGPKPKWYESTGPEFHYEAHKNTQLIRSVSDYQDMLDYREDLLRSSYDNLKKYNKSLVLA; this is translated from the exons GGAAAGATCTGAATATCCTACAAATTCACAGTTAACACTAACCACTTCAAGACTAAGTCAGCATTCCATTTACAACCCTGATAATTACAGAGAGCGGAAACATGAAAAGAAATATGCCAGAAGTCTGACAGATCTTGCCAATAATTTGGAATACCTCAGTGATAAAGTAGACAACACTCTCAGCAAAGGAGTCACATTTAAGGATGAGGACAGACAAATAGAAGATGAAATAAGGCAAGAGCTAAGAGAAGAAATAGAGGCATCAACTTTCACAAAACCGGTAAAAATGACTGAAAGTTTAAGGAGAGATCTGGATGAAGATAACTTGTTAGATTTGTACGAGAAGCATGTTGGTGAAATAGATGATTTGTCTGGGAAGCCAACATCACCGCGGGATGCTCAGTGGTTTGTTAATCCAAACCATTTAGACACAACATGTGAGGCCCCTACACTGCAGAGCATAGGTAAAACATACAGATATGGAGATAAGTGCAAGAAAAACTATGCTGATAAAGACAGTGTGGCTTTAGACTTCTTCCCAGTAACACTCGGTTCCTCTTATGAGTTGTGTGCCCTTGACTACCCAGCCTCAGAACCTCTGAATCGTACAGCACCTCCTTCTTTGAGAACTGGAAGGTCTAAATCGGCATCTAGACTTGGAAGGTCTAAATCAGCATCTAGACTAGGAAGGTCACACCAGTTTAGGACTGTAGATAGATCTTTTAATGAGAAACAAGATTTAGACAAACTGTATCTAATGACTAAAGAGGCCCCAACTATAG GAAAGTCCAGTGTTCAGTTTGCTACACCACATGAACTGATTCTTGGTAAACTGAGAATGGAAAGACTAAAACTGGAAGAGGCAAAACTACTGGAACTGAAACGTCTAGAAGAACTCGAAAGAATAAGGGGACCAAAACctaaatg GTATGAATCGACGGGCCCAGAATTCCACTATGAAGCACACAAGAATACGCAGCTTATCCGATCAGTTTCTGATTACCAGGATATGTTGGACTACAGAGAAGACCTTCTCAGATCATCATACGACAACctgaaaaaatacaataaatctCTTGTATTAGCATAA